TGCTCCTGCGTTCGCACGGGGATCATTAATCCACGCTGAACCAGGGGGCCAGCCCTTCCATTTATTCTACGAGGTGGCGGTGTGCGGCAACGAATGCCGGGGCCGTGTCGAGCACGGGCGCGATGAATCGCGCCCCTACCGGGTCTGTGCGGCGCACACGTATTTCTCCCCCTCACCCGCCCTGCGCCCCCGCAGGCGGGGGAGGGGGTCGGAGGGAGGGGGCCCTCCGCGCACCAACCTCCGCCCCCTCTCATGATAACAGCGAGGGCGGAGCCCTCTCCTGTTATCGGGAGAGGGGGCAGGCGAGTGTAACGAGCCGGGGGTGAGGGCCCGCACTTCCCTTCCGCCCACAATCCCGCTATTATCAAGGCTTTCGATCGTCCGGAGGAAGCGGCGATCGGCGTACCCCGAACAGGGAGCGGGTGCATCATGAAGGCGGACATCCATCCGAATTACAAGACGACTCAGGTGCGCTGCGCGTGCGGCAACACCTTCCAGACCCGCTCCACCACGGACGAGATCTCGGTGGAAGTGTGCTCGCAGTGCCACCCGTACTTCACGGGCAAGCAGAAGCTGATGGACACCGCCGGGCGCATCGAGCGCTTCCGGCAGCGCTACGCGGGCGGCGAGGCGGCGAAGTAAGCAGCGCCCACGCAGAACAGGGAGAGCCGGGGTAAGCAGCCCCGGCTCTCCGAGTATCCGGACCGTAACAGCACCGCCCCGAAGCCGCGCGAGTGCCGGTTCCCCAACCCAGCACTCGCACCTTCGAAGACCGCCCCATGGACGACCGCATCCGCGAAGTCGAGCGCCGCTACCAGGACCTCTCCGACCAGCTCGCGGACCCCGCGATCCACGCGGACCCCAGGCGCCTGCGCGACCTCTCCCGCGAGCACGCGCAGCTCACCGAGACGGTGGAGACCGCCGCCCGCCTGCGCGCCGCCGAGGAGGAGCTGCAGGGCGCCCGCGCCCTCGCCGAGGAGGGCGACGACGCGGAGATGGCCGCCATGGCCCGCGCCGAAGTCGCCGAGCTGGAGGAGCAGACCGCCCGCCTCTCCGAAGAGCTCAAGCGCCTTCTGATGCCGCGCGACCCGCTCGACGACCGCGACGCCGTCGTCGAGGTGCGCGCAGGCACCGGCGGCGACGAGGCAGCCCTCTTCGCCGGCGAGCTCTTTCGCATGTACCAGCGCTTCGCCGACCGCCGCGGGTGGAAGATC
The window above is part of the Longimicrobium sp. genome. Proteins encoded here:
- the rpmE gene encoding 50S ribosomal protein L31, translated to MKADIHPNYKTTQVRCACGNTFQTRSTTDEISVEVCSQCHPYFTGKQKLMDTAGRIERFRQRYAGGEAAK